A portion of the Desulfovibrio sp. Fe33 genome contains these proteins:
- a CDS encoding metallophosphoesterase family protein has product MQIAIISDTHMGTPPAWLDQVYARWLGPSDVLIHCGDITSASTWSYFLQHDNFLCVRGNCDWDPELAERLEPMLSAQVGPLRVGVTHGWGPRSQVSVKVAQAFGPDYDLVCYGHTHIRDWSVVEGVRLVNPGSLGESGSLALVRVDDGGGLRCEFVDAR; this is encoded by the coding sequence ATGCAGATCGCCATTATCTCGGATACCCACATGGGCACTCCGCCGGCCTGGCTCGACCAGGTCTATGCCCGTTGGCTCGGGCCGTCCGATGTGCTCATCCACTGCGGAGACATCACCTCGGCGTCGACCTGGTCCTACTTTCTGCAACACGATAATTTCCTTTGCGTCCGAGGCAACTGCGACTGGGACCCGGAACTGGCCGAGCGGCTGGAGCCCATGCTTTCCGCCCAGGTGGGGCCGCTCAGGGTGGGCGTGACCCACGGCTGGGGGCCGCGCTCCCAGGTTTCGGTCAAGGTGGCCCAGGCTTTCGGGCCGGACTATGATCTGGTCTGCTACGGACACACTCACATCCGGGACTGGTCCGTGGTCGAGGGTGTCCGCCTCGTCAACCCCGGTTCCCTTGGCGAAAGCGGCTCTCTGGCCCTTGTCCGCGTCGATGACGGCGGCGGGCTTCGGTGCGAGTTTGTCGACGCTCGTTAA